One Pan paniscus chromosome 16, NHGRI_mPanPan1-v2.0_pri, whole genome shotgun sequence DNA segment encodes these proteins:
- the SPINT1 gene encoding kunitz-type protease inhibitor 1 isoform X1, whose product MAPARTMARARLAPAGIPAVALWLLCTLGLQGTQAGPPPAPPGLPAGADCLNSFTAGVPGFVLDTNASVSNGATFLESPTVRRGWDCVRACCTTQNCNLALVELQPDRGEDAIAACFLINCLYEQNFVCKFAPREGFINYLTREVYRSYRQLRTQGFGGSGIPKAWAGIDLKVQPQEPLVLKDVENTDWRLLRGDTDVRVERKDPNQVELWGLKEGTYLFQLTVTSSDHPEDTANVTVTVLSTKQTEDYCLASNKVGRCRGSFPRWYYDPTEQICKSFVYGGCLGNKNNYLREEECILACRGVQGGPLRGSSGAQATFPQGPSVERRHPVCSGTCQPTQFRCSNGCCIDSFLECDDTPNCPDASDEAACEKYTSGFDELQRIHFPSDKGHCVDLPDTGLCKESIPRWYYNPFSEHCARFTYGGCYGNKNNFEEEQQCLESCRGISKKDVFGLRREIPIPSTGSVEMAVAVFLVICIVVVVAILGYCFFKNQRKDFHGHHHHPPPTPASSTVSTTEDTEHLVYNHTTRPL is encoded by the exons ATGGCCCCTGCGAGGACGATGGCCCGCGCCCGCCTCGCCCCGGCCGGCATCCCTGCGGTCGCCTTGTGGCTTCTGTGCACGCTCGGCCTCCAGGGCACCCAGGCCGGGCCACCGCCCGCGCCCCCTGGGCTGCCCGCGGGAGCCGACTGCCTGAACAGCTTTACCGCCGGGGTGCCTGGCTTCGTGCTGGACACCAACGCCTCGGTCAGCAACGGAGCCACCTTCCTGGAGTCCCCCACCGTGCGCCGGGGCTGGGACTGCGTGCGCGCCTGCTGCACCACCCAGAACTGCAACTTGGCGCTAGTGGAGCTGCAGCCCGACCGCGGGGAGGACGCCATCGCCGCCTGCTTCCTCATCAACTGCCTCTACGAGCAGAACTTCGTGTGCAAGTTCGCGCCCAGGGAGGGCTTCATCAACTACCTCACGAGGGAAGTGTACCGCTCCTACCGCCAGCTGCGGACCCAGGGCTTTGGAG GGTCTGGGATCCCCAAGGCCTGGGCAGGCATAGACTTGAAGGTACAACCCCAGGAACCCCTGGTGCTGAAGGATGTGGAAAACACAGATTGGCGCCTACTGCGGGGTGACACGGATGTCAGGGTAGAG AGGAAAGACCCAAACCAGGTGGAGCTGTGGGGACTCAAGGAAGGCACCTACCTGTTCCAGCTGACAGTGACTAGCTCAGACCACCCAGAGGACACGGCCAACGTCACAGTCACTGTGCTGTCCACCAAGCAGACAGAAG ACTACTGCCTCGCATCCAACAAGGTGGGCCGCTGCCGGGGCTCTTTCCCACGCTGGTACTATGACCCCACGGAGCAGATCTGCAAGAGTTTCGTTTATGGAGGCtgcttgggcaacaagaacaacTACCTTCGGGAAGAAGAGTGCATTCTAGCCTGTCGGGGTGTGCAAGGTGGGCCTTTGAGAGGCAGCTCTGGGGCTCAGGCGACTTTCCCCCAGG GCCCCTCCGTGGAAAGGCGCCATCCAG TGTGCTCTGGCACCTGTCAGCCCACCCAGTTCCGCTGCAGCAATGGCTGCTGCATCGACAGTTTCCTGGAGTGTGACGACACCCCCAACTGCCCCGACGCCTCCGACGAGGCTGCCTGTGAAAAAT ACACGAGTGGCTTTGACGAGCTCCAGCGCATCCATTTCCCCAGTGACAAAG GGCACTGCGTGGACCTGCCAGACACAGGACTCTGCAAGGAGAGCATCCCGCGCTGGTACTACAACCCCTTCAGCGAACACTGCGCCCGCTTTACCTATGGTGGTTGTTATGGCAACAAGAACAACTTTGAGGAAGAGCAGCAGTGCCTCGAGTCTTGTCGCGGCATCTCCA AGAAGGATGTGTTTGGCCTGAGGCGGGAAATCCCCATTCCCAGCACAG GCTCTGTGGAGATGGCTGTCGCAGTGTTCCTGGTCATCTGCATTGTGGTGGTGGTAGCCATCCTGGGTTACTGCTTCTTCAAGAACCAGAGAAAGGACTTCCACggacaccaccaccacccaccacccacccctgCCAGCTCCACTGTCTCCACTACCGAGGACACGGAGCACCTGGTCTATAACCACACCACCCGGCCCCTCTGA
- the SPINT1 gene encoding kunitz-type protease inhibitor 1 isoform X2, translating into MAPARTMARARLAPAGIPAVALWLLCTLGLQGTQAGPPPAPPGLPAGADCLNSFTAGVPGFVLDTNASVSNGATFLESPTVRRGWDCVRACCTTQNCNLALVELQPDRGEDAIAACFLINCLYEQNFVCKFAPREGFINYLTREVYRSYRQLRTQGFGGSGIPKAWAGIDLKVQPQEPLVLKDVENTDWRLLRGDTDVRVERKDPNQVELWGLKEGTYLFQLTVTSSDHPEDTANVTVTVLSTKQTEDYCLASNKVGRCRGSFPRWYYDPTEQICKSFVYGGCLGNKNNYLREEECILACRGVQGPSVERRHPVCSGTCQPTQFRCSNGCCIDSFLECDDTPNCPDASDEAACEKYTSGFDELQRIHFPSDKGHCVDLPDTGLCKESIPRWYYNPFSEHCARFTYGGCYGNKNNFEEEQQCLESCRGISKKDVFGLRREIPIPSTGSVEMAVAVFLVICIVVVVAILGYCFFKNQRKDFHGHHHHPPPTPASSTVSTTEDTEHLVYNHTTRPL; encoded by the exons ATGGCCCCTGCGAGGACGATGGCCCGCGCCCGCCTCGCCCCGGCCGGCATCCCTGCGGTCGCCTTGTGGCTTCTGTGCACGCTCGGCCTCCAGGGCACCCAGGCCGGGCCACCGCCCGCGCCCCCTGGGCTGCCCGCGGGAGCCGACTGCCTGAACAGCTTTACCGCCGGGGTGCCTGGCTTCGTGCTGGACACCAACGCCTCGGTCAGCAACGGAGCCACCTTCCTGGAGTCCCCCACCGTGCGCCGGGGCTGGGACTGCGTGCGCGCCTGCTGCACCACCCAGAACTGCAACTTGGCGCTAGTGGAGCTGCAGCCCGACCGCGGGGAGGACGCCATCGCCGCCTGCTTCCTCATCAACTGCCTCTACGAGCAGAACTTCGTGTGCAAGTTCGCGCCCAGGGAGGGCTTCATCAACTACCTCACGAGGGAAGTGTACCGCTCCTACCGCCAGCTGCGGACCCAGGGCTTTGGAG GGTCTGGGATCCCCAAGGCCTGGGCAGGCATAGACTTGAAGGTACAACCCCAGGAACCCCTGGTGCTGAAGGATGTGGAAAACACAGATTGGCGCCTACTGCGGGGTGACACGGATGTCAGGGTAGAG AGGAAAGACCCAAACCAGGTGGAGCTGTGGGGACTCAAGGAAGGCACCTACCTGTTCCAGCTGACAGTGACTAGCTCAGACCACCCAGAGGACACGGCCAACGTCACAGTCACTGTGCTGTCCACCAAGCAGACAGAAG ACTACTGCCTCGCATCCAACAAGGTGGGCCGCTGCCGGGGCTCTTTCCCACGCTGGTACTATGACCCCACGGAGCAGATCTGCAAGAGTTTCGTTTATGGAGGCtgcttgggcaacaagaacaacTACCTTCGGGAAGAAGAGTGCATTCTAGCCTGTCGGGGTGTGCAAG GCCCCTCCGTGGAAAGGCGCCATCCAG TGTGCTCTGGCACCTGTCAGCCCACCCAGTTCCGCTGCAGCAATGGCTGCTGCATCGACAGTTTCCTGGAGTGTGACGACACCCCCAACTGCCCCGACGCCTCCGACGAGGCTGCCTGTGAAAAAT ACACGAGTGGCTTTGACGAGCTCCAGCGCATCCATTTCCCCAGTGACAAAG GGCACTGCGTGGACCTGCCAGACACAGGACTCTGCAAGGAGAGCATCCCGCGCTGGTACTACAACCCCTTCAGCGAACACTGCGCCCGCTTTACCTATGGTGGTTGTTATGGCAACAAGAACAACTTTGAGGAAGAGCAGCAGTGCCTCGAGTCTTGTCGCGGCATCTCCA AGAAGGATGTGTTTGGCCTGAGGCGGGAAATCCCCATTCCCAGCACAG GCTCTGTGGAGATGGCTGTCGCAGTGTTCCTGGTCATCTGCATTGTGGTGGTGGTAGCCATCCTGGGTTACTGCTTCTTCAAGAACCAGAGAAAGGACTTCCACggacaccaccaccacccaccacccacccctgCCAGCTCCACTGTCTCCACTACCGAGGACACGGAGCACCTGGTCTATAACCACACCACCCGGCCCCTCTGA
- the SPINT1 gene encoding kunitz-type protease inhibitor 1 isoform X3: MAPARTMARARLAPAGIPAVALWLLCTLGLQGTQAGPPPAPPGLPAGADCLNSFTAGVPGFVLDTNASVSNGATFLESPTVRRGWDCVRACCTTQNCNLALVELQPDRGEDAIAACFLINCLYEQNFVCKFAPREGFINYLTREVYRSYRQLRTQGFGGSGIPKAWAGIDLKVQPQEPLVLKDVENTDWRLLRGDTDVRVERKDPNQVELWGLKEGTYLFQLTVTSSDHPEDTANVTVTVLSTKQTEDYCLASNKVGRCRGSFPRWYYDPTEQICKSFVYGGCLGNKNNYLREEECILACRGVQGGPLRGSSGAQATFPQGPSVERRHPDTSGFDELQRIHFPSDKGHCVDLPDTGLCKESIPRWYYNPFSEHCARFTYGGCYGNKNNFEEEQQCLESCRGISKKDVFGLRREIPIPSTGSVEMAVAVFLVICIVVVVAILGYCFFKNQRKDFHGHHHHPPPTPASSTVSTTEDTEHLVYNHTTRPL; this comes from the exons ATGGCCCCTGCGAGGACGATGGCCCGCGCCCGCCTCGCCCCGGCCGGCATCCCTGCGGTCGCCTTGTGGCTTCTGTGCACGCTCGGCCTCCAGGGCACCCAGGCCGGGCCACCGCCCGCGCCCCCTGGGCTGCCCGCGGGAGCCGACTGCCTGAACAGCTTTACCGCCGGGGTGCCTGGCTTCGTGCTGGACACCAACGCCTCGGTCAGCAACGGAGCCACCTTCCTGGAGTCCCCCACCGTGCGCCGGGGCTGGGACTGCGTGCGCGCCTGCTGCACCACCCAGAACTGCAACTTGGCGCTAGTGGAGCTGCAGCCCGACCGCGGGGAGGACGCCATCGCCGCCTGCTTCCTCATCAACTGCCTCTACGAGCAGAACTTCGTGTGCAAGTTCGCGCCCAGGGAGGGCTTCATCAACTACCTCACGAGGGAAGTGTACCGCTCCTACCGCCAGCTGCGGACCCAGGGCTTTGGAG GGTCTGGGATCCCCAAGGCCTGGGCAGGCATAGACTTGAAGGTACAACCCCAGGAACCCCTGGTGCTGAAGGATGTGGAAAACACAGATTGGCGCCTACTGCGGGGTGACACGGATGTCAGGGTAGAG AGGAAAGACCCAAACCAGGTGGAGCTGTGGGGACTCAAGGAAGGCACCTACCTGTTCCAGCTGACAGTGACTAGCTCAGACCACCCAGAGGACACGGCCAACGTCACAGTCACTGTGCTGTCCACCAAGCAGACAGAAG ACTACTGCCTCGCATCCAACAAGGTGGGCCGCTGCCGGGGCTCTTTCCCACGCTGGTACTATGACCCCACGGAGCAGATCTGCAAGAGTTTCGTTTATGGAGGCtgcttgggcaacaagaacaacTACCTTCGGGAAGAAGAGTGCATTCTAGCCTGTCGGGGTGTGCAAGGTGGGCCTTTGAGAGGCAGCTCTGGGGCTCAGGCGACTTTCCCCCAGG GCCCCTCCGTGGAAAGGCGCCATCCAG ACACGAGTGGCTTTGACGAGCTCCAGCGCATCCATTTCCCCAGTGACAAAG GGCACTGCGTGGACCTGCCAGACACAGGACTCTGCAAGGAGAGCATCCCGCGCTGGTACTACAACCCCTTCAGCGAACACTGCGCCCGCTTTACCTATGGTGGTTGTTATGGCAACAAGAACAACTTTGAGGAAGAGCAGCAGTGCCTCGAGTCTTGTCGCGGCATCTCCA AGAAGGATGTGTTTGGCCTGAGGCGGGAAATCCCCATTCCCAGCACAG GCTCTGTGGAGATGGCTGTCGCAGTGTTCCTGGTCATCTGCATTGTGGTGGTGGTAGCCATCCTGGGTTACTGCTTCTTCAAGAACCAGAGAAAGGACTTCCACggacaccaccaccacccaccacccacccctgCCAGCTCCACTGTCTCCACTACCGAGGACACGGAGCACCTGGTCTATAACCACACCACCCGGCCCCTCTGA
- the SPINT1 gene encoding kunitz-type protease inhibitor 1 isoform X4, which produces MAPARTMARARLAPAGIPAVALWLLCTLGLQGTQAGPPPAPPGLPAGADCLNSFTAGVPGFVLDTNASVSNGATFLESPTVRRGWDCVRACCTTQNCNLALVELQPDRGEDAIAACFLINCLYEQNFVCKFAPREGFINYLTREVYRSYRQLRTQGFGGSGIPKAWAGIDLKVQPQEPLVLKDVENTDWRLLRGDTDVRVERKDPNQVELWGLKEGTYLFQLTVTSSDHPEDTANVTVTVLSTKQTEDYCLASNKVGRCRGSFPRWYYDPTEQICKSFVYGGCLGNKNNYLREEECILACRGVQGPSVERRHPDTSGFDELQRIHFPSDKGHCVDLPDTGLCKESIPRWYYNPFSEHCARFTYGGCYGNKNNFEEEQQCLESCRGISKKDVFGLRREIPIPSTGSVEMAVAVFLVICIVVVVAILGYCFFKNQRKDFHGHHHHPPPTPASSTVSTTEDTEHLVYNHTTRPL; this is translated from the exons ATGGCCCCTGCGAGGACGATGGCCCGCGCCCGCCTCGCCCCGGCCGGCATCCCTGCGGTCGCCTTGTGGCTTCTGTGCACGCTCGGCCTCCAGGGCACCCAGGCCGGGCCACCGCCCGCGCCCCCTGGGCTGCCCGCGGGAGCCGACTGCCTGAACAGCTTTACCGCCGGGGTGCCTGGCTTCGTGCTGGACACCAACGCCTCGGTCAGCAACGGAGCCACCTTCCTGGAGTCCCCCACCGTGCGCCGGGGCTGGGACTGCGTGCGCGCCTGCTGCACCACCCAGAACTGCAACTTGGCGCTAGTGGAGCTGCAGCCCGACCGCGGGGAGGACGCCATCGCCGCCTGCTTCCTCATCAACTGCCTCTACGAGCAGAACTTCGTGTGCAAGTTCGCGCCCAGGGAGGGCTTCATCAACTACCTCACGAGGGAAGTGTACCGCTCCTACCGCCAGCTGCGGACCCAGGGCTTTGGAG GGTCTGGGATCCCCAAGGCCTGGGCAGGCATAGACTTGAAGGTACAACCCCAGGAACCCCTGGTGCTGAAGGATGTGGAAAACACAGATTGGCGCCTACTGCGGGGTGACACGGATGTCAGGGTAGAG AGGAAAGACCCAAACCAGGTGGAGCTGTGGGGACTCAAGGAAGGCACCTACCTGTTCCAGCTGACAGTGACTAGCTCAGACCACCCAGAGGACACGGCCAACGTCACAGTCACTGTGCTGTCCACCAAGCAGACAGAAG ACTACTGCCTCGCATCCAACAAGGTGGGCCGCTGCCGGGGCTCTTTCCCACGCTGGTACTATGACCCCACGGAGCAGATCTGCAAGAGTTTCGTTTATGGAGGCtgcttgggcaacaagaacaacTACCTTCGGGAAGAAGAGTGCATTCTAGCCTGTCGGGGTGTGCAAG GCCCCTCCGTGGAAAGGCGCCATCCAG ACACGAGTGGCTTTGACGAGCTCCAGCGCATCCATTTCCCCAGTGACAAAG GGCACTGCGTGGACCTGCCAGACACAGGACTCTGCAAGGAGAGCATCCCGCGCTGGTACTACAACCCCTTCAGCGAACACTGCGCCCGCTTTACCTATGGTGGTTGTTATGGCAACAAGAACAACTTTGAGGAAGAGCAGCAGTGCCTCGAGTCTTGTCGCGGCATCTCCA AGAAGGATGTGTTTGGCCTGAGGCGGGAAATCCCCATTCCCAGCACAG GCTCTGTGGAGATGGCTGTCGCAGTGTTCCTGGTCATCTGCATTGTGGTGGTGGTAGCCATCCTGGGTTACTGCTTCTTCAAGAACCAGAGAAAGGACTTCCACggacaccaccaccacccaccacccacccctgCCAGCTCCACTGTCTCCACTACCGAGGACACGGAGCACCTGGTCTATAACCACACCACCCGGCCCCTCTGA
- the RHOV gene encoding rho-related GTP-binding protein RhoV, with product MPPRELSEAEPPPLRAPTPPPRRRSAPPELGIKCVLVGDGAVGKSSLIVSYTCNGYPARYRPTALDTFSVQVLVDGAPVRIELWDTAGQEDFDRLRSLCYPDTDVFLACFSVVQPSSFQNITEKWLPEIRTHNPQAPVLLVGTQADLRDDVNVLIQLDQGGREGPVPQPQAQGLAEKIRACCYLECSALTQKNLKEVFDSAILSAIEHKARLEKKLNAKGVRTLSRCRWKKFFCFV from the exons ATGCCGCCGCGGGAGCTGAGCGAGGCCGAGCCGCCCCCGCTCCGGGCCCCGACCCCTCCCCCGCGGCGGCGTAGCGCGCCCCCAGAGCTGGGCATCAAGTGCGTGCTGGTGGGCGACGGCGCCGTGGGCAAGAGCAGCCTCATCGTCAGTTACACCTGCAACGGGTACCCCGCGCGCTACCGGCCCACTGCGCTGGACACCTTCTCTG TGCAAGTCCTGGTGGATGGAGCTCCGGTGCGCATTGAGCTCTGGGACACAGCGGGACAG GAGGATTTTGACCGACTTCGTTCCCTTTGCTACCCGGATACCGATGTCTTCCTGGCGTGCTTCAGCGTGGTGCAGCCCAGCTCCTTTCAAAACATCACAGAGAAATGGCTGCCCGAGATCCGCACGCACAACCCCCAGGCGCCTGTGCTGCTGGTGGGCACCCAGGCCGACCTGAGGGACGATGTCAACGTACTAATTCAGCTGGACCAGGGGGGCCGGGAGGGCCCCGTGCCCCAACCCCAGGCTCAGGGTCTGGCCGAGAAGATCCGAGCCTGCTGCTACCTTGAGTGCTCAGCCTTGACGCAGAAGAACTTGAAGGAAGTATTTGACTCGGCTATTCTTAGTGCCATTGAGCACAAAGCCCGGCTGGAGAAGAAACTGAATGCCAAAGGTGTGCGCACCCTCTCCCGCTGCCGCTGGAAGAAGTTCTTCTGCTTCGTTTGA